One window of the Perca flavescens isolate YP-PL-M2 chromosome 5, PFLA_1.0, whole genome shotgun sequence genome contains the following:
- the znf608 gene encoding zinc finger protein 608, whose amino-acid sequence MSNCPTPVYAESAEHYLFKITVDPMFMVPAPPAPGHPGAPGSSLPLVPSFSPPALPTSNPKQLAVRTRSIGTNTQDGGVSGALEGDSACLGPCQPGTSVNLEGIVWHETEEESCGFEERDVITSVSCGEGPFDSKSKKSCVAVKPRFEAVMHPRFDLLCVATGTLQNGGVLVVNVTWRKRTYVGTLLDCTKHDWAPPRFCESPFSDPELPGGRGRGKRMRMAMAERPCVDPAPAAKIRGLSQHRSRGGGVAGTAAPIHSKGRRGSLNLINSNCRTPPSFFTVEEVKPANSTSSLSSGKRKNKPPADLDLSMVTSDEIKNGNGKRIRAKSRSAPSTPLGKSDPSFMDPGGGCASSPPPPPILIDCPHPNCTKRYKHINGLRYHQTHAHLEAEEQRKPELEPMKDGESEERLSDCEDTIGNMTYDLSETNSTNANSSSKKPTPLYKVTTVGSPKNRRLLLSTDHSPSANPKTRRTSLLKDGLIDDLSNLPIISNMTVVLENCMVPDRNSTVEMPKLEAEGLIDKKVGACDKGKKANGKVEKLSKSRTNRPIAPAPAPPKLIAIPNTAYPTGTADTAPSQQSSPMAAVGLTSKNLPLKPIKPKLSIVVEPSLVKATLVTCSKETRKKEKRRLKDKHNKDAQTRTPNGDGSGIKMEDVGGSKMGVKEISGSLLKEHLSKQDVLNGLTESQESRMASIRAEADKVYTFTDNAPSPSIGGSSRLDSSGSCLATDSKNNSPAYSDISDAGDDGGSSECRSDGIRSKSASSASSEVSSNSSHGNSGKTPPTTSAPPSKDPQSPYYHSYEPYYLQGYMQSDRQNSSSSVAFHKSSGHDGKGKDRKEEVKEDDKSSSHEFSDSKKGDGPPQSQLQLAMSQTQTALAQSLYYGQYSRGLYMDQKLLLASKCCDQTHSTKQRGERGQGMRDSEDDKHVVGGSASGPMHGKDGAKGCCPKPVLSYVEMTERGERGQSLGVKAVHGGMVEQHQVSMKDCDDIKSPSSSSSSSLHNPNSQTDLDSNVSYSSVKGRHTPHIPPLNGRLPLKRRHLSSTSQPEPVIDGLSMVLFTQPSDGPAWAHCLAHSKYSELQHGEEAEEGEADRGKEWGATVEPAGAKMTSGGGVGGDAKKARVHNLPPAIDVEDSDRLDGLDDQGQEPMGGLAEESQSARVAVSPPMTPQQPYIQYQHSSYLPYLAMCESGGGSYRGVSPTLVHNYPGFHYPLYGNTAGREESEVTPPGRGGAVSSKQSADSSSSSAIELLQQQSHQYHGKSPAPGEKGSPEGERETERERNHVSFARHLHTHHHTHLGMSYNLMSGQYDIYQGLSSRSLVSSQQVSGHSSTESEGKK is encoded by the exons AGTCGTGTGGCTTTGAAGAGCGTGATGTCATCACTTCCGTTTCCTGTGGTGAAGGGCCGtttgacagcaag AGCAAGAAGTCGTGTGTTGCAGTCAAACCTCGTTTTGAAGCTGTAATGCATCCAAGATTTGATTTGCTCTGCGTTGCCACTGGCACATTACAAAACGGAG GTGTGCTGGTGGTGAACGTGACGTGGAGGAAGAGAACCTACGTGGGAACTCTGTTAGATTGCACCAAACACGACTGGGCTCCTCCAAG GTTTTGTGAGTCTCCCTTCAGTGACCCTGAGTTGCCAGGTGGGCGTGGCCGGGGCAAACGGATGCGAATGGCCATGGCCGAGAGGCCCTGCGTTGATCCGGCCCCTGCTGCCAAAATCAGGGGTCTATCACAGCACAGGAGCCGTGGAGGTGGTGTGGCTGGAACCGCTGCACCCATCCACAGCAAGGGGCGGAGAGGAAGCCTGAACCTCATCAACAGCAACTGCCGAACGCCTCCTTCTTTCTTCACTGTGGAGGAGGTGAAACCTGCCAACAgcacctcctctctctcctccggGAAGCGGAAGAACAAACCGCCGGCTGACCTGGACCTCAGTATGGTCACCTCGGACGAAATCAAAAACGGGAATGGGAAGAGGATCCGAGCCAAATCCCGCAGCGCCCCATCCACGCCGCTGGGCAAGTCTGACCCTTCGTTCATGGACCCCGGAGGAGGTTGTGCCTCCTCACCACCTCCCCCACCCATCCTCATCGACTGCCCCCACCCCAACTgcactaaacgctacaagcacaTCAACGGCCTGCGCTACCATCAGACGCATGCACACCTGGAGGCGGAGGAGCAGAGGAAGCCTGAGCTGGAGCCCATGAAGGACGGGGAGAGCGAGGAACGACTATCGGACTGTGAGGACACCATTGGCAACATGACATATGACCTCTCAGAGACAAACAGCACTAACGCCAACAGCTCCTCTAAGAAACCCACTCCTCTATATAAGGTGACCACAGTGGGGTCTCCTAAGAACAGACGGCTTCTCCTCAGTACTGACCACAGCCCCTCAGCCAACCCCAAGACCAGAAGAACCTCACTGCTGAAAGATGGGCTGATTGATGACCTCAGCAATCTGCCCATCATCTCCAACATGACCGTGGTTCTGGAGAACTGCATGGTCCCAGACAGGAACTCCACGGTTGAGATGCCCAAGCTGGAAGCCGAAGGCTTGATCGACAAAAAGGTGGGTGCGTGCGACAAGGGCAAGAAGGCCAACGGGAAGGTTGAGAAGCTGTCCAAGTCCCGGACCAACCGGCCGATCGCTCCCGCCCCTGCTCCCCCAAAGCTGATTGCCATACCCAACACAGCGTATCCGACCGGCACAGCAGATACTGCCCCCTCACAGCAATCCTCACCCATGGCAGCCGTAGGCCTCACCAGTAAAAACCTTCCCCTGAAACCCATCAAACCAAAGCTGAGCATCGTTGTGGAGCCGAGCCTTGTCAAAGCCACCCTGGTTACCTGCAGCAAAGAGACCAGGAAGAAAGAGAAACGGAGGCTGAAggacaaacacaacaaagatgCGCAAACCAGGACACCTAATGGCGACGGCAGTGGAATCAAAATGGAAGATGTCGGTGGTTCCAAAATGGGCGTGAAGGAAATTTCTGGGAGCCTTCTGAAGGAGCACCTCAGTAAGCAGGATGTACTGAACGGGCTCACAGAGAGCCAGGAGAGCAGGATGGCCAGTATCCGAGCTGAGGCTGACAAGGTCTACACCTTCACCGACAACGCCCCCAGTCCCTCCATAGGTGGTTCATCACGGCTTGACTCCAGTGGTAGTTGCCTGGCAACAGACAGCAAGAACAACAGCCCCGCCTACTCTGACATCTCAGATGCCGGGGACGACGGGGGATCTTCTGAATGTCGCTCGGATGGAATCAGATCCAAGTCAGCCTCCTCGGCCTCTTCAGAGGTGAGCTCTAACAGTAGCCATGGTAACTCTGGTAAAACGCCGCCCACGACCTCTGCCCCACCATCAAAAGACCCCCAATCCCCGTACTACCACAGCTACGAGCCCTACTACCTGCAGGGGTACATGCAGTCGGACAggcaaaacagcagcagcagcgtcgCGTTCCACAAAAGCTCTGGCCACGACGGCaaagggaaagacagaaaggaAGAAGTGAAAGAGGACGATAAAAGCTCCTCCCACGAGTTCTCAGACTCAAAGAAAGGCGACGGGCCGCCTCAATCGCAGCTCCAGCTGGCTATGAGTCAGACCCAGACCGCCTTGGCCCAGTCGCTGTACTACGGCCAGTACTCCAGAGGACTGTACATGGACCAGAAACTGTTACTGGCCTCCAAATGCTGTGACCAGACGCACAGCACCAAGCAGAGGGGCGAGAGGGGACAGGGGATGAGAGACAGTGAGGACGATAAACACGTGGTTGGGGGTTCAGCCAGTGGACCCATGCACGGTAAAGATGGCGCTAAAGGTTGCTGTCCCAAACCCGTCCTGTCCTACGTGGAGATGACTGAGAGGGGAGAAAGGGGACAGAGTCTGGGCGTAAAGGCGGTGCACGGTGGCATGGTGGAGCAGCACCAGGTCTCGATGAAAGACTGCGATGACATCaagtcaccttcctcttcctcttcttcatcgCTCCACAACCCAAACAGTCAGACAGATCTGGACTCAAATGTTTCCTATTCCAGTGTAA AGGGACGCCACACTCCTCACATCCCACCTCTGAATGGCCGCCTGCCGTTGAAACGTCGTCAtctttcatcaacatcacaacCAGAGCCAGTGATAGATGGTCTGTCTATGGTTCTGTTTACTCAA CCCTCAGACGGCCCGGCCTGGGCTCACTGCCTCGCTCACAGCAAATACTCAGAGCTACAACATGGGGAGGAGGCCGAGGAGGGTGAAGCAGACAGGGGAAAGGAATGGGGAGCTACCGTGGAGCCTGCCGGGGCCAAGATGACCTCAGGAGGAGGTGTGGGCGGAGATGCTAAAAAAGCCAGGGTCCACAATCTCCCGCCCGCCATCGACGTGGAGGATTCAGACAGGCTGGACGGGTTGGATGATCAAGGCCAGGAGCCAATGGGAGGGCTGGCTGAGGAGTCCCAGAGTGCCCGGGTGGCGGTGTCTCCTCCCATGACCCCCCAGCAGCCCTACATCCAGTACCAGCACTCCTCCTACCTGCCCTACCTGGCAATGTGTGAAAGCGGCGGGGGCTCCTACAGAGGGGTGTCCCCAACCCTGGTCCACAATTACCCAG GTTTCCACTACCCTCTGTACGGTAACACGGCAGGCAGGGAGGAGTCGGAGGTGACTCCACCCGGCAGAGGAGGAGCGGTGAGCAGCAAGCAGAGCGCCGACTCGTCCTCGTCCTCCGCCATcgagctgctgcagcagcagagccACCAGTACCACGGAAAATCACCCGCT CCCGGCGAGAAGGGTTCCCccgagggggagagagagacggagcgaGAGAGGAACCACGTGTCATTCGCCCgacacctccacacacaccatcacacacacctgGGTATGAGCTACAATCTGATGTCGGGACAATACGACATCTACCAAG GCTTGAGCTCCAGGTCGCTAGTCTCCAGTCAGCAGGTGTCAGGACACTCCTCTACTG AGAGCGAAGGGAAGAAGTAG